A window of the Miscanthus floridulus cultivar M001 chromosome 14, ASM1932011v1, whole genome shotgun sequence genome harbors these coding sequences:
- the LOC136505943 gene encoding pentatricopeptide repeat-containing protein At3g09040, mitochondrial-like — protein MLRAKASSLMPPASTGASAWIFPQPAIASTAFFALGSGSGSRAAAVAPAATDPFAIADALAAAAPPSMPTGTRLHASAIKLGVSADTFTANHLLICYARRGLLASALDVFDETPRRNLVTWTAMVSAAARGGAPDLGLALFSSMVRSGFCPNEFALASALGACCQSVVVADVKLALSLHGFAVKAGLDGNPYVGSSLMLVYAKHGRVAAVERVFAGIASGSRDIACWNAMLEGYVANGRGYDAMRTVALMHRSGMTADMFTYISAVKASLITCDLNFGRQVHGLVIHSVIQSNTSVMNTLMDMYFKAGQKEVAVDIFGKIRCKDTVSWNIMISGLTHDEDERAAADCFVDMSRYGCKPNQVTFSVMLRLSGAKESASLGLQIFGLAYRHGYTDNVLVVNAVINMLSQCGLLSCAYGFFCNLSVRNVVTWNEMIAGYGLHGCSEDAMRLFRSLVCFGARPDEFTFPAVLSAFQQDHDARNQEQIHASVLKQGFASCQFVSTSLIKAKVALGSVLDPLKIIKDAGKMDLVSWGVTISAFVKHDLDKEALFVFNLFRADCPEKPDEFILGTVLNACANAALIRQCRCIHSLVVRTGHSKHFCVSSALVDAYAKCGDITAAKSAFTAVSSVTKDAILYNTMLTAYANHGLIHEVLSLYQDMTQLQLAPTPATFVAVISACSHLGLVEQGKLLFSSMLSAHGMNPTRADYACLIDLLARKGLLEEAKGVIEAMSFQPWPAVWRSLMNGCRIHGNKELSLLAAEQILRMVPNSDGAYVSLSHVYAEDGDWQSAEDTRRKMAQNQVQKAQGYSSVEI, from the coding sequence TCCTCCTTGATGCCACCTGCAAGTACAGGAGCATCAGCATGGATCTTCCCCCAACCCGCCATTGCCTCCACCGCTTTCTTCGCactcggcagcggcagcggcagccgcGCTGCGGCCGTTGCTCCCGCCGCCACGGACCCCTTCGCCATCGCGgacgccctcgccgccgccgcgccaccgTCAATGCCCACTGGCACGCGGCTCCACGCGTCCGCCATAAAGCTCGGCGTGTCCGCCGACACGTTCACCGCGAACCACCTCCTCATCTGCTACGCCAGACGCGGGCTTCTCGCCAGCGCGCTGGACGTGTTCGACGAAACGCCGCGCCGCAACCTCGTCACCTGGACGGCCATGGTGTCCGCCGCGGCGCGCGGCGGCGCGCCTGACCTGGGGCTCGCGCTCTTCTCCTCCATGGTCAGGAGCGGGTTCTGCCCCAACGAGTTTGCTCTGGCTAGCGCGCTCGGCGCTTGCTGCCAGTCCGTGGTGGTGGCTGATGTGAAGCTCGCCCTCTCCCTTCACGGCTTCGCCGTCAAAGCTGGACTGGATGGCAATCCGTACGTGGGGAGCTCGCTGATGCTGGTGTACGCCAAGCACGGGCGTGTTGCTGCTGTGGAGCGAGTGTTCGCAGGCATAGCTTCCGGTTCCAGAGACATCGCATGCTGGAACGCGATGCTGGAGGGCTACGTCGCCAATGGCCGTGGGTATGATGCGATGAGGACAGTGGCTCTGATGCATCGTTCTGGAATGACAGCTGACATGTTCACCTACATTTCGGCTGTGAAGGCTTCCTTGATCACCTGCGACTTGAATTTTGGGCGGCAGGTTCACGGTCTTGTCATCCACAGTGTGATTCAGTCCAACACCTCAGTGATGAACACGCTCATGGATATGTATTTCAAAGCAGGACAGAAGGAAGTTGCCGTTGATATCTTTGGTAAGATTCGGTGCAAGGATACTGTTTCTTGGAACATAATGATATCAGGCCTCACACACGATGAGGACGAGAGAGCAGCTGCGGACTGCTTTGTCGACATGTCACGGTACGGCTGCAAACCTAATCAAGTTACGTTCTCTGTCATGCTGAGGCTGAGTGGTGCTAAAGAGAGCGCCTCCCTCGGTCTTCAGATCTTTGGACTTGCCTACCGCCATGGCTACACTGACAATGTTCTTGTAGTGAATGCAGTCAtcaacatgctctcacagtgtgGGCTGCTCAGCTGTGCTTATGGCTTCTTCTGTAATCTCAGTGTCAGAAATGTTGTGACATGGAACGAGATGATTGCAGGCTACGGTCTGCACGGCTGTTCTGAAGATGCGATGAGGCTCTTCCGCAGCTTGGTTTGCTTCGGAGCAAGACCGGATGAGTTCACCTTTCCAGCTGTTCTGTCTGCCTTCCAACAAGATCATGATGCAAGGAACCAAGAGCAAATCCACGCGAGTGTTCTGAAACAGGGGTTTGCTTCATGCCAGTTCGTGTCGACCTCACTTATCAAAGCAAAAGTAGCCCTTGGCTCAGTTCTAGATCCACTGAAAATCATCAAGGACGCTGGCAAGATGGATTTAGTGTCATGGGGAGTCACCATCTCTGCATTCGTGAAGCATGACTTGGATAAAGAGGCCCTTTTTGTTTTCAACCTGTTCAGAGCTGACTGCCCAGAGAAGCCTGATGAGTTCATCCTCGGTACCGTCCTGAATGCCTGTGCAAACGCTGCGTTGATTAGGCAGTGCAGATGCATCCATTCGCTCGTTGTCAGGACAGGGCACAGCAAGCACTTCTGTGTGTCCAGTGCCTTGGTTGATGCCTATGCAAAATGCGGTGATATAACTGCTGCCAAAAGTGCTTTCACTGCAGTTTCATCGGTGACCAAGGACGCCATACTGTACAACACCATGCTGACAGCTTATGCCAACCATGGTCTGATCCATGAAGTCCTCAGCCTCTACCAAGATATGACACAGCTTCAATTGGCACCAACACCAGCTACGTTCGTTGCTGTCATCTCAGCTTGCAgccatcttgggctagtcgagcaGGGGAAGCTTCTGTTCAGCTCCATGCTGTCTGCGCACGGCATGAATCCGACAAGGGCCGATTACGCATGCCTAATTGACCTCCTAGCGCGAAAAGGGCTCCTCGAAGAAGCCAAAGGCGTTATCGAGGCAATGTCGTTCCAACCGTGGCCTGCAGTATGGAGGTCACTGATGAACGGTTGCCGGATCCATGGGAACAAAGAACTCAGTCTGCTTGCAGCAGAACAGATCCTGAGAATGGTGCCAAACAGTGATGGCGCATATGTGTCGCTGTCGCATGTCTATGCTGAAGATGGAGATTGGCAGTCTGCAGAGGACACCAGGAGGAAGATGGCTCAGAATCAAGTGCAGAAGGCGCAAGGTTACAGCAGTGTTGAGATTTAG